A window from Esox lucius isolate fEsoLuc1 chromosome 16, fEsoLuc1.pri, whole genome shotgun sequence encodes these proteins:
- the LOC105022430 gene encoding activin receptor type-1C — MNQADVAPAMTRPRFHTVEAALIFISVAQLSTALKCVCQLCANNTCETGADGACWNSVMLINGKEEAVKSCLSPAEMRGQVFCYSSRNVSKRNCCFTDFCNNETLHLHSGYLERPSEEPGWGRLELAAVILVPSALLCVGILLGVCVVQGQRCASSRAHKHDAEEPLDDQSLMSPDKCLKDLIFDMSTSGSGSGLPLLVQRTIARTIVLQDNIGKGRFGEVWRGKWRGEDVAVKIFSSPDERSWFREAEVYQTIMLRHENILGFIAADNKDNGSWTQLWLVSEYHEHGSLFDYLNRYTVSVDGMIVLALSIASGLAHLHMEIIGTQGKPAIAHRDIKSKNILVKKNGTAVIADLGLAVKHDSSTNTIDIPSNHRVGTKRYMAPELLDETINMSSFESFKRADIYSLGLVFWELARRCSVRGLQEDFQLPYHDMVPSDPSLEDMRKIVCDQKLRPSIPNQWQSCEALRVMGKLMRECWFANSAARLTALRVKKTVSQVTVLTDNKD; from the exons ATGAACCAAGCAGATGTGGCTCCGGCCATGACTCGTCCCAGGTTTCACACTGTTGAGGCGGCGTTGATATTTATATCCGTCGCACAGCTGAGCACAG ctttgaagtgtgtgtgtcagctttGTGCCAACAACACCTGTGAGACGGGCGCGGACGGAGCCTGCTGGAACTCTGTGATGCTGATCAATGGGAAGGAGGAGGCGGTCAAATCTTGTCTCTCCCCGGCCGAGATGAGAGGGCAGGTCTTCTGCTACAGCTCCaggaatgtttctaaaaggaaCTGCTGCTTTACAGACTTCTGCAACAATGAAACACTGCATCTGCATTCAG GGTATCTAGAGAGGCCTTCGGAGGAGCCTGGCTGGGGCAGGCTGGAGTTGGCGGCAGTCATCCTCGTGCCTTCTGCCCTGCTGTGTGTGGGCATTCTGCTGGGGGTCTGTGTGGTTCAGGGTCAGCGCTGTGCCTCCAGCAGGGCCCATAAACACGATGCAGAGGAGCCCCTTGACGACCAGAGTCTCATGTCCCCCGACAAGTGTCTGAAAGACCTCATCTTCGACATGAGCACCTCTGGGTCAGGCTCTG GACTACCACTGCTAGTCCAGAGGACGATCGCTCGGACCATCGTGCTGCAGGACAACATCGGGAAGGGCCGCTTCGGGGAGGTCTGGAGGGGGAAGTGGCGAGGGGAGGACGTGGCGGTGAAGATCTTCTCGTCCCCAGATGAGAGGTCCTGGTTCAGGGAGGCGGAGGTCTATCAGACCATCATGCTCCGACACGAGAACATCCTGGGATTCATTGCAGCTGATAACAAAG ATAACGGATCTTGGACTCAGCTGTGGCTGGTGTCAGAGTACCACGAACATGGCTCATTGTTCGACTACCTGAACAGGTACACAGTGTCCGTAGACGGCATGATTGTCCTGGCGTTGTCCATCGCCAGCGGACTGGCACACCTCCACATGGAGATAATTGGCACTCAGG GAAAACCTGCCATTGCCCACAGAGACATAAAGTCTAAAAACATCCTGGTTAAGAAGAATGGGACGGCAGTCATAGCAGACCTGGGATTGGCTGTAAAACATGACTCCAGCACTAACACTATTGACATACCGTCCAATCACAGAGTGGGAACAAAGAG GTACATGGCCCCAGAGCTACTGGATGAGACAATCAATATGAGCAGCTTTGAGTCCTTCAAGCGGGCAGATATCTACTCCCTGGGCCTTGTGTTCTGGGAACTGGCAAGGAGGTGCTCTGTCAGAG GACTTCAAGAAGATTTTCAGTTGCCTTACCATGACATGGTGCCTTCAGATCCCTCCTTGGAGGACATGAGAAAGATTGTTTGCGACCAGAAACTGAGACCCAGCATTCCCAACCAGTGGCAGAGCTGCGAG GCACTGCGTGTGATGGGCAAGCTGATGCGTGAGTGCTGGTTTGCAAACTCTGCAGCTCGTCTCACCGCCCTGAGGGTCAAGAAAACCGTCTCTCAGGTGACTGTACTCACGGACAACAAAGATTAG
- the cytip gene encoding cytohesin-interacting protein, translating to MNFSGLLRQGSMDSYITEGSIRKKGRLWSRHSMKGKLDKPSQNGDTTITTLPRGWKQSNRTSSNSLVDYTDPHRTTVMLKKQDNETFGFEIQTYGMQPKNSTSLEMCTFVCKVQEDSSAETAGLTTGDVIIAINGVSIEGSDHHQVVNLIRESTNLLHLETVCGTVVKRIELEKKMNLLKKTLREKWVELQTLTLQEKSLTRGNLNDSSQHPSMDSLMSPLLSSGHGGLRNRRFSSDSSCRSGMTEDSDLASVFGDMSSPSPFSAASTDDNCFFSRDFPPEGPVGHQASHGRMRSSSLASSNDSPSSPSWDPSRASSLFGTLPRKTRRGNARKNLLKFIPGFNQSVEEEDT from the exons ATGAACTTCAGTGGGCTTCTGCGACAGGGCAGCATGGACAGTTACATAACGGAGGGCTCTATCAGGAAGAAGGGGCGGCTGTGGAGTAGAcactcaatgaagggaaaactTGACAAACCCAGTCAGAATGGAGATACTACAATCACAACCCTGCCAAGAGGCTGGAAACAG TCTAACAGAACTTCCTCCAACTCCTTAGTGGATTACACTGATCCTCATAG GACTACTGTTATGCTGAAAAAGCAAGACAATGAGACGTTTGGATTCGAAATCCAG ACCTATGGTATGCAGCCAAAGAACAGCACGTCATTGGAGATGTGCACGTTTGTGTGCAAGGTGCAGGAGGACAGCTCAGCTGAGACCGCGGGCCTGACCACTG GTGATGTAATCATTGCCATCAATGGGGTCAGCATTGAAGGATCTGACCATCATCAGGTCGTCAACCTAATTCGAGAATCCACAAACCTTTTACA CTTGGAGACGGTGTGTGGGACGGTGGTCAAGAGGATCGAACTGGAAAAGAAGATGAACTTGCTCAAG AAAACCCTGAGAGAGAAATGGGTGGAGTTGCAGACACTCACATTACAGGAAAAAAGCCTGACTCGAG GTAACCTGAATGACAGTTCCCAGCATCCCTCTATGGATTCCCTGATGTCTCCACTATTGTCGTCGGGACACGGTGGGCTCCGCAACCGCCGCTTCTCCAGTGACAGCAGCTGCCGCAGTGGGATGACGGAGGACAGCGACCTGGCCAGTGTGTTTGGAGACATGAGCTCTCCCAGCCCTTTTAGCGCAGCCAGCACGGACGACAACTGCTTCTTCTCAAGAGACTTTCCCCCGGAGGGGCCCGTGGGGCATCAGGCCAGCCACGGCCGTATGCGCAGCAGCAGCCTGGCCTCCAGCAACgactccccctcctccccttcctggGACCCCTCCAGAGCCTCATCCCTGTTTGGGACCCTGCCCAGGAAGACCAGGAGAGGCAACGCGAGAAAAAACTTATTGAAATTCATCCCCGGATTCAACCAATCGGTGGAGGAAGAAGACACCTGA
- the LOC105022428 gene encoding uncharacterized protein LOC105022428 — protein sequence MDVEESHSPLNQPEGDGSGGRGDVMVSQVVEILSGMSLGAVRSLEQAEGRATAAMDEEGEDAVFFEDGEAPVHAEGRSLPSFVRSTERSAGPQRGELDQLKAETDGGDTGSTGLLNKGDTGLLQDTQIAQTQPQKETLPRDTTQKHELARAQPGKDTWTDTVSSVGQEMVVKHAPESTALPVLEGTAQQRGMPETPSSSGDELSGEGPDEAEKNTNNGSQDSLLGDQKSSLTCCKEPSNHNTSSKYNTVSYRKIRRGNTRQKIDEFESMMMNM from the exons ATGGACGTGGAAGAGAGCCACTCTCCTCTGAATCAGCCAGAAGGGGACGGTTCAGGTGGACGTGGGGATGTGATGGTGTCCCAGGTGGTGGAGATTCTCAGCGGGATGAGTCTGGGGGCCGTCCGGTCTCTGGAGCAGGCTGAGGGCAGAGCCACAGCCGCTATGGACGAGGAGGGAGAGGACGCAGTGTTCTTCGAGGACGGTGAAGCACCTGTACATGCAGAAGGAAGGTCTCTTCCCTCATTTGTTAGATCCACGGAGAGGTCCGCTGGACCACAGAGGGGGGAGTTAGACCAGCTCAAGGCTGAGACAGACGGAGGAGACACAGGAAGCACTGGCCTTTTGAATAAAGGTGATACTGGGTTACTTCAAGATACCCAAATTGCCCAAACTCAGCCCCAGAAAGAAACTTTGCCACGAGACACAACTCAAAAACATGAACTGGCCCGAGCCCAGCCAGGGAAggacacatggacagacactg TTTCATCAGTGGGTCAGGAGATGGTGGTAAAACATGCACCCGAGTCAACAGCCCTGCCTGTACTGGAGGGGACGGCCCAGCAGAGAGGCATGCCTGAGACGCCATCTTCCTCTGGGGATGAACTCAGCGGTGAGGGCCCGGATGAGGCGGAGAAAAACACCAACAATGGTTCCCAAGATTCCCTGTTGGGAGATCAGAAGTCCAGCCTTACCTGTTGTAAGGAGCCCTCCAACCACAACACCAGCTCCAAATACAACACTGTGTCCTATAGGAAGATACGCAGAGGCAACACTCGGCAGAAGATTGATGAGTTTGAGTCCATGATGATGAATATGTAA